From a single Bacillus marinisedimentorum genomic region:
- a CDS encoding MBL fold metallo-hydrolase codes for MEAKPITSEEVLEKLLKKGDIFILDVRNESDFEDWKIEGTTVEHMNVPYFELIDGVGNIVDKIPSDKDILVVCAKEGSSKMVADMLAEEGLDVSYLKGGMKSWSEYLYRTEVYRDEDVKVYQYIRVGKGCLSYMVLSSGEALLVDPARFTDRYVEDAEKENAKITHIVDSHLHADHISGGPDLAKQTGANYYLMRSEGAKFDHEALEEHEKIQFAKIKLEVIALKTPGHTPGSVSFFMNDKLLFSGDTIFVSGLGRPDLGGKVREWAADLYDTVYNKVSQIADDVVVLPAHYADFDHEINDGGYIGETLGTIRKQNEVMMDKNRDDFVEYVAGSASSETPPNFEDIVAINRGEMDVDAEKETELEIGPNRCAVHHTAE; via the coding sequence ATGGAGGCAAAGCCGATTACAAGTGAAGAAGTGCTGGAGAAACTCCTTAAAAAGGGAGATATATTTATCCTTGATGTACGGAACGAATCTGATTTTGAAGACTGGAAAATTGAAGGTACGACAGTCGAACATATGAATGTTCCATATTTTGAACTCATTGACGGTGTAGGAAATATCGTTGATAAAATTCCATCCGATAAAGATATTCTCGTCGTGTGCGCGAAGGAAGGCTCATCTAAAATGGTCGCCGACATGCTGGCTGAGGAAGGGCTTGATGTTTCCTACCTGAAAGGCGGAATGAAGTCATGGAGTGAATACTTATACCGTACAGAAGTATACCGGGATGAAGACGTGAAAGTATATCAATATATCCGTGTCGGAAAAGGGTGCCTTTCTTATATGGTCCTGTCTTCTGGAGAAGCGCTGCTCGTCGATCCTGCCCGCTTCACAGACAGGTATGTTGAAGATGCCGAAAAAGAAAATGCGAAAATCACGCATATCGTCGATTCCCACCTTCATGCCGATCACATTTCGGGCGGGCCCGATCTTGCAAAGCAGACAGGCGCGAACTATTACTTGATGAGAAGCGAGGGCGCGAAATTTGATCACGAAGCACTGGAAGAGCACGAAAAAATCCAATTTGCAAAAATCAAACTGGAAGTGATTGCGCTGAAAACACCGGGGCACACGCCGGGCAGCGTTTCGTTCTTCATGAACGACAAGCTGCTCTTTTCGGGTGACACGATTTTCGTCAGCGGCCTCGGCCGGCCTGACCTTGGCGGTAAGGTGCGCGAATGGGCTGCCGACTTGTACGATACCGTATATAACAAAGTATCACAGATTGCAGATGATGTCGTTGTACTTCCGGCCCACTACGCCGATTTCGACCATGAGATCAACGATGGCGGGTATATCGGCGAAACACTCGGCACGATCCGGAAACAGAATGAAGTGATGATGGATAAGAACAGGGATGACTTCGTCGAATATGTCGCCGGTTCGGCAAGCTCTGAAACACCGCCGAACTTCGAAGACATCGTTGCCATCAACCGCGGCGAAATGGATGTCGACGCCGAAAAAGAAACCGAGCTCGAAATCGGCCCGAACCGCTGTGCAGTTCATCATACTGCCGAGTAA